Genomic segment of Nostoc sp. TCL240-02:
AAACCATTGAGCGATCGCTGGAGATACACCACCACCACAAGGCTTATACCTTGGTAGGGATTCTTTTTCTAAGATTAATACTGAGCGACCCTGCTTGGCTAAATGATATGCAGCGGTTCCACCAGCTGGCCCAGCGCCGACGATGATGCAGTCGTACATAAGGCTGAATTTTGGCTCCTGAATTAGTTGATTTTCTCTTAAGTAGGGGCACAATTCATTAATTGCCCCCACTTTAATTATTTACGTCTACTTACTTGTTTAATTTTTATGAGATAGCTAAAAAATGATAAAGGCTGAAGAATTTTACCATCATCCTTCAGCCTTTATGCTTCAGACTTTAGACCTTAAACAGTCGTAATATCTTTTTCTTTTTCTGCTAATAGTGCGTCTATTTTGGCTGTATACTCGTTTGTGAGTTTTTGCAAGTTGTCTTGTTGGTCTTTGGATTCATCTTTGGAGATTTCAGAGGCTTTCTCCTGCTTGCGAATCGAGTCTATGGCATCGCGGCGGATGTTGCGAATAGCAACACGACCCTCTTCAGCGTACTTGGTAGCCATTTTGACGAATTCTTTTCGGCGATCGCTTGTCAAAGGCGGAATATTCAGCCGAATTACAGAACCATCGTTGCTGGGGGTTAAACCCACATCTGAGAGGGAAATCGCCTTCTCAATGATGTTTAGGGTGTTGCGCTCGTAGGGCTGAATCAGAATTGTTGAAGCATCTGGCGTGCTAATATTTGCCAGTGATTTTAAGGGTGTAGGCGAACCGTAATAGTCCACTAATACCTTATCTAATAAACTCGAATTGGCGCGGCCAGTGCGAATCGTGTTAAAAGCTCGTTGAGTTGATTCAACAGAACTTTGCATTTTACTTTTAGCGTCAGCTAATATCACAAGAACCTCCCACAAGGGTACCGATGGATTCTCCCAAGACTGCTCGGTGGATGTTGCCTCGCACCGTTAGGTCAAATACCAGAATTGGGATATTATTTTCTTTACACAAGGCGATCGCAGTACTATCCATCACCCGCAAATCTTTGGCTAAAACGTGCGCGTAGGTAAGGCTATTGTAACGCTTGGCGTTAGGATAAATCTGAGGGTCAGCATCATACACCCCGTCTACTTTGGTGGCTTTAAAAATCACTTCAGCATCAAT
This window contains:
- the frr gene encoding ribosome recycling factor, producing MILADAKSKMQSSVESTQRAFNTIRTGRANSSLLDKVLVDYYGSPTPLKSLANISTPDASTILIQPYERNTLNIIEKAISLSDVGLTPSNDGSVIRLNIPPLTSDRRKEFVKMATKYAEEGRVAIRNIRRDAIDSIRKQEKASEISKDESKDQQDNLQKLTNEYTAKIDALLAEKEKDITTV